The Caballeronia sp. TF1N1 genome includes a window with the following:
- a CDS encoding type VI secretion system Vgr family protein — translation MNAVTKKLTDALQHPSARLTQRLSIWVGTLELELDVLKFKVKAGLCDDYKAEVTVTSPRLDIEGKLCVGRRAGLQIDERVAVPSVNYVAPVDHEAATFNGIVTRFERIKASRDEATYKLRIEPRFAALCKRVHGSEVFKDITFQEMVTRLLVDRKNIDAFDIEFHLEGAQEKMEQVVMYEESVWAFVTRHARRQGICWFYKQGRGKDGQLDTLVFTDNPRGYVRSIDVPLLSDSGMNSNWHEAALSVSETRTLVPAAIELWERNYRTPEDPLRASASISNEANDQSVFGRISGSAEFHLTPQQGESRAQTRRDEQIAKQVKLSGKSNAKGMAPGVVVKLTNTKLASAPYGFVVESMTMKGSRSKPAHVRFKAMPAHLAYRPDFVYERDWRFLKGPVVGVVTTFDSSPYGCMDEHGRYPVLPKFLQGTANTDKQLLKLRLLRPSSSYQGGFHSPLLPSTEVLLGAAHADVDRMHIVGALHDYSHPDVVHGADAMFSYAIWRAPLLGAEVVFNDLRGKESARIATVYSQTAFNQGYLLNSKKLARGEGFEATTQAWGTVRAAKGLFFSADAAAGADTPHLEMPAAVAQLKAALQRVTDLAAATTQAGADPADRAKQAALQDSLNQLRDAGLLASAPGGMAFVTPKSIQHSAGENLIATARDMDVSMAKRLRMVAGELISLCAHKLGINLVAAKGKLTAAALTDGMDLFAQKQLRVASESADVQVAAKTKITLNSGGASLVIENGNMTFHCPGAFAIKAGSFMFVGPDNMPAVLPVLPKSNLTLNERYSHTN, via the coding sequence ATGAATGCTGTAACGAAAAAACTGACGGACGCGCTGCAGCATCCAAGCGCGCGACTCACCCAGCGTTTGAGCATATGGGTCGGTACGCTCGAGCTCGAGCTCGACGTGCTCAAGTTCAAAGTCAAAGCAGGATTATGCGATGACTACAAGGCGGAGGTCACCGTTACCTCGCCGCGTCTCGATATCGAAGGCAAGCTCTGCGTGGGTCGGCGCGCGGGCTTGCAGATCGACGAGCGAGTAGCCGTCCCGTCGGTGAATTATGTCGCGCCTGTCGATCACGAGGCGGCCACTTTCAATGGCATCGTCACGCGCTTCGAACGCATCAAAGCGAGCCGCGACGAGGCGACCTACAAACTCCGGATCGAACCTCGGTTCGCCGCGCTCTGCAAGCGCGTGCATGGCTCGGAGGTATTCAAAGACATCACCTTTCAGGAGATGGTGACGCGACTGCTGGTCGACCGGAAGAACATCGATGCCTTCGATATCGAGTTCCATCTGGAAGGCGCGCAAGAGAAGATGGAGCAGGTTGTGATGTACGAGGAGTCCGTGTGGGCCTTCGTGACACGTCATGCAAGACGTCAAGGCATATGCTGGTTTTACAAGCAGGGTCGAGGCAAGGATGGTCAACTCGACACGCTCGTGTTCACGGACAATCCGCGCGGGTACGTGCGCTCGATCGACGTACCCCTGCTCTCTGACTCGGGCATGAACAGCAACTGGCATGAGGCTGCACTCTCGGTCAGCGAGACGCGTACGCTGGTGCCGGCCGCCATCGAGTTGTGGGAGCGCAATTACCGCACGCCGGAAGATCCGCTGCGGGCGAGCGCGAGCATTTCCAATGAGGCCAATGACCAATCGGTGTTCGGGCGGATCAGCGGCAGCGCGGAATTTCATCTGACGCCTCAGCAGGGTGAGTCGCGAGCACAGACGCGGCGCGACGAGCAGATTGCAAAGCAGGTAAAGCTTTCGGGCAAGAGCAACGCGAAGGGCATGGCACCTGGCGTGGTGGTCAAGCTGACCAATACGAAGCTGGCGAGCGCTCCGTATGGATTCGTGGTCGAGTCGATGACGATGAAGGGCAGCCGATCGAAACCGGCGCATGTCCGCTTCAAGGCGATGCCCGCGCATCTGGCCTACCGTCCCGACTTCGTTTATGAACGCGACTGGAGATTTCTGAAGGGACCGGTCGTCGGCGTCGTCACGACGTTTGACTCGTCGCCTTATGGCTGCATGGACGAGCATGGCCGATATCCTGTGTTGCCGAAGTTCCTGCAGGGAACGGCTAACACTGACAAGCAGTTGCTGAAGCTGCGGCTGCTGCGTCCGTCTTCGTCGTATCAAGGTGGCTTCCATTCGCCCTTGCTGCCGTCCACGGAGGTTTTGCTTGGTGCGGCGCATGCCGATGTAGATCGCATGCATATCGTGGGAGCGCTCCATGACTACTCGCATCCGGACGTGGTGCACGGCGCCGATGCGATGTTCAGTTACGCAATCTGGCGCGCGCCGCTGCTCGGCGCCGAGGTCGTCTTCAATGATCTGCGAGGCAAGGAAAGCGCGCGTATCGCCACGGTCTACAGCCAGACGGCGTTCAATCAGGGCTATCTGCTCAACAGTAAAAAGCTCGCGCGAGGCGAGGGCTTTGAAGCGACCACCCAGGCGTGGGGGACCGTGCGCGCAGCGAAAGGACTGTTCTTTTCGGCCGATGCGGCGGCTGGCGCTGATACGCCGCACTTGGAGATGCCTGCTGCCGTCGCGCAACTGAAGGCCGCGCTACAGCGCGTAACGGACCTTGCGGCGGCGACGACACAGGCCGGTGCCGATCCTGCCGACCGGGCTAAGCAGGCGGCGCTCCAGGACAGCCTGAACCAGCTTCGCGACGCGGGGCTGCTCGCGAGCGCCCCTGGCGGCATGGCATTCGTGACGCCGAAGTCGATACAGCACTCGGCGGGCGAGAACCTGATCGCGACGGCCCGAGACATGGACGTCAGCATGGCGAAACGTCTGCGCATGGTGGCGGGCGAGCTGATTTCGCTATGCGCGCATAAGCTCGGTATCAATCTGGTGGCTGCAAAAGGGAAACTGACTGCCGCAGCACTGACGGACGGCATGGACCTGTTCGCGCAGAAGCAGCTCCGCGTTGCGAGCGAGAGCGCGGACGTCCAGGTGGCCGCGAAGACGAAAATCACGCTCAACAGCGGCGGGGCCTCGCTCGTGATCGAGAACGGCAACATGACATTCCACTGTCCTGGTGCGTTCGCCATCAAGGCGGGCTCGTTCATGTTCGTTGGCCCCGACAACATGCCCGCAGTGCTGCCAGTCCTGCCAAAAAGCAACCTGACGCTCAATGAGCGGTACTCCCATACGAACTGA
- a CDS encoding M23 family metallopeptidase, whose product MMDAVDKFELAHGIYPIAFDRRWHCGAHLAPDTHGPVYAIADGEVVAYRVCQHAMDSGNGNAGFVLLKHSTETGEGRTLTFYSLYMHLLPLAEYQSFGHDAKRLPEFLRKPTGQVAQGAVEPAVASGGNKVRRKDVIGFLGRYEGVVYMHFEIFMMPRDFDSYFSHTALGIAGPDTSTTSDCWGHTWYTIPGGRQFYALPPGTDAHNKLHGINFDAGQTGTNPLPLIVETYFSKGGKYTNVWSVATDGSRTLLTAQPVAEADYEYDLYRRATALYSACPSDGYEMLRFGRILSTPATLSGRDCATWVKVTYAPGAQGYIDINNTSVKKLSDADFPSFVGWQKISDGATPYGSDGLCDIDALKKIVKDAEPSGTAPTTEAQKADALSSYVKSHDGVRQALRGFICNAPSEWDSTNNETRYAKLLDAGGFYHGNNQGYDDFLKYLKEIQFWGVTGLPAGQKLWFFHPLAFIRHFRKCGWLSKGELSQIYDESNYTALGKTGEEYREHYRNAINLVFKKYRICDPVRSAHFFGQSAIESAHMMVVRECSAAISTAIKTNHVSIMPELNGYLRSPPAAAKDVAYFTKYDGNIALGNTDAGDGVKFRGRGFKQLTGRYNYSEYWVYRGWLDRNSYDHAWFRKKDGGRFKDGPKVDNPEILGNDAYSCVDAAGFFCVHTPLEKAADRGISESSSRAVTKIVNPYDVKSPPLRWNETKKAFQVLGDQL is encoded by the coding sequence ATGATGGACGCCGTCGACAAGTTCGAACTTGCACACGGTATTTATCCAATTGCGTTTGACCGGCGCTGGCATTGCGGCGCCCATCTCGCCCCCGACACGCATGGCCCTGTCTATGCCATCGCCGATGGCGAGGTGGTCGCCTACCGGGTCTGCCAGCATGCGATGGACTCGGGCAATGGCAACGCGGGCTTCGTCCTGCTGAAACACTCGACCGAAACGGGCGAAGGTCGCACGCTGACGTTCTATTCGCTCTACATGCACTTGCTGCCGCTCGCCGAGTACCAGTCTTTCGGGCACGACGCAAAACGATTGCCAGAGTTCCTTCGCAAACCTACCGGCCAAGTCGCCCAAGGCGCGGTGGAGCCGGCGGTGGCTAGCGGAGGCAACAAGGTGCGGCGCAAGGACGTTATCGGTTTTCTCGGGCGGTATGAAGGCGTGGTTTATATGCACTTCGAAATCTTCATGATGCCAAGGGATTTCGATAGCTACTTTAGCCATACGGCGCTTGGCATTGCCGGGCCAGACACGTCGACGACGTCGGATTGCTGGGGGCATACCTGGTACACGATTCCCGGCGGACGGCAGTTCTATGCCCTGCCGCCAGGAACGGATGCACACAACAAACTGCATGGCATCAATTTTGATGCAGGCCAAACCGGCACAAACCCATTACCGCTCATCGTTGAGACTTACTTTAGCAAAGGGGGCAAGTACACCAACGTCTGGAGCGTCGCGACGGATGGATCGCGCACGCTGCTAACCGCGCAGCCAGTAGCTGAAGCCGATTACGAATACGATCTTTATCGTCGTGCGACGGCGCTCTACAGCGCCTGCCCGAGCGACGGGTACGAGATGCTGCGCTTCGGGCGCATCCTCTCGACGCCGGCGACGCTGTCCGGGAGAGACTGTGCGACATGGGTGAAAGTGACCTACGCCCCGGGAGCGCAGGGTTACATTGATATCAACAACACCTCGGTTAAGAAGTTGTCTGACGCGGATTTCCCGTCGTTTGTGGGCTGGCAGAAAATTAGCGATGGCGCTACGCCCTATGGCAGCGATGGGCTGTGCGATATCGACGCACTCAAGAAAATCGTCAAGGATGCTGAACCATCAGGCACGGCGCCAACGACCGAAGCGCAGAAGGCGGACGCGCTTTCAAGCTATGTAAAAAGCCATGATGGCGTACGCCAGGCGTTGCGCGGATTCATTTGCAACGCCCCAAGCGAATGGGATAGCACAAACAACGAAACGCGCTACGCAAAACTGCTCGATGCAGGCGGCTTTTATCACGGCAACAATCAGGGTTACGACGACTTTCTTAAGTATCTTAAGGAAATACAGTTTTGGGGCGTGACGGGTCTTCCCGCAGGGCAGAAGTTGTGGTTCTTCCATCCGCTTGCGTTTATCCGGCATTTTAGGAAGTGCGGATGGTTGAGCAAGGGAGAGTTGTCACAAATCTACGATGAATCGAATTACACGGCCTTGGGTAAGACGGGGGAGGAATATCGTGAGCACTATCGCAATGCCATCAATTTGGTCTTTAAAAAGTACAGAATTTGCGATCCGGTACGCAGTGCTCATTTTTTTGGGCAAAGCGCAATCGAATCGGCCCATATGATGGTTGTGCGAGAGTGCTCGGCTGCTATTTCTACGGCAATTAAGACGAACCACGTCTCAATTATGCCGGAATTAAATGGCTATTTGCGCTCCCCCCCAGCTGCCGCAAAAGATGTTGCGTATTTCACAAAATACGATGGCAACATAGCGTTGGGTAATACCGATGCGGGCGACGGCGTCAAATTCCGCGGGAGAGGTTTTAAGCAGCTTACCGGGCGATATAATTATTCAGAGTACTGGGTGTATCGGGGGTGGCTTGATAGAAATTCGTATGATCATGCTTGGTTCAGGAAAAAGGATGGCGGGCGTTTCAAGGATGGTCCAAAAGTGGATAATCCTGAGATTCTTGGAAATGATGCCTATTCCTGCGTAGATGCCGCAGGTTTCTTCTGCGTGCATACTCCGCTTGAAAAGGCTGCGGATCGAGGAATTTCTGAAAGTTCGTCTCGCGCGGTGACCAAGATAGTCAACCCGTATGATGTAAAAAGTCCGCCATTGCGCTGGAATGAGACGAAAAAAGCATTCCAAGTATTGGGGGATCAGTTATGA
- a CDS encoding LacI family DNA-binding transcriptional regulator, translating to MTSVNDPTSPTAAPVRMADVARIAGVSKMSVSRVLTGQHVSEETRARVMDAVLKTGYVADAIAGAFSSGRTNVVAVIVPSLSSSNFAETVRGINDVVEARSLRLLLANTDYLLEREEALIRALLSHQPRAVVITGGQHTSKARAMLKQARIPVVEIWEIPAKPVDRVVGFSNADAAAAMMRYLYARGYRRIGFVSSASHLDLRGVARRNGYLGAVKEAGLHDIREIAHTDWTTDMAHGAAMGHGGAALEQILDRWPDTDAIMCTSDIHAFGVIMACHRRGMSVPRDIAVAGFGDFEVSRHCYPTITTVSVDAYGIGHSTGESLLAALDESETPNASRREIAQARPDRQDVPTLMRVPYEVIPRESA from the coding sequence ATGACATCAGTCAACGACCCCACATCACCCACCGCCGCCCCCGTGCGCATGGCCGATGTCGCGCGTATCGCCGGGGTGTCGAAGATGTCGGTGTCGCGCGTTTTGACAGGCCAGCACGTCAGCGAAGAGACGCGCGCGCGAGTCATGGATGCCGTGCTCAAAACCGGCTATGTCGCCGATGCCATCGCGGGTGCGTTCTCTTCCGGCCGAACGAATGTCGTCGCGGTCATCGTGCCGTCGTTATCGAGTTCGAATTTCGCGGAGACCGTGCGCGGCATCAACGATGTCGTCGAGGCGCGCAGTCTGCGCCTCTTGCTCGCCAACACGGACTATCTGCTCGAAAGAGAAGAAGCGCTCATCCGCGCGCTCCTGAGTCATCAGCCGCGTGCCGTCGTCATCACGGGAGGTCAGCACACGTCCAAGGCGCGCGCCATGCTCAAACAGGCGCGCATTCCAGTGGTCGAAATCTGGGAGATTCCCGCGAAACCCGTGGATCGCGTCGTCGGCTTCTCCAACGCGGATGCGGCCGCCGCGATGATGCGCTATCTCTATGCGCGCGGCTATCGGCGCATTGGCTTCGTGAGCAGCGCATCGCACCTGGATTTGCGCGGCGTCGCGCGGCGCAATGGCTATCTCGGCGCCGTGAAGGAAGCGGGTCTGCACGACATCCGCGAAATCGCGCACACGGACTGGACCACGGACATGGCGCACGGCGCGGCCATGGGTCACGGCGGCGCGGCGCTCGAACAGATCCTCGACCGATGGCCCGATACCGACGCCATCATGTGCACGAGCGACATCCACGCGTTCGGCGTCATCATGGCGTGTCATCGGCGCGGTATGTCGGTGCCGCGCGATATCGCGGTGGCGGGCTTCGGCGACTTCGAAGTGTCGCGCCATTGCTATCCGACCATCACCACCGTATCCGTCGATGCCTACGGGATCGGTCACTCCACCGGCGAATCGCTGCTCGCCGCGCTCGACGAGTCCGAGACACCCAACGCGTCGCGGCGCGAAATCGCGCAGGCGCGTCCCGACCGGCAGGACGTGCCCACGCTCATGCGCGTGCCTTACGAAGTCATCCCGCGAGAAAGCGCGTAA